A portion of the Symphalangus syndactylus isolate Jambi chromosome 13, NHGRI_mSymSyn1-v2.1_pri, whole genome shotgun sequence genome contains these proteins:
- the LOC129459963 gene encoding MKI67 FHA domain-interacting nucleolar phosphoprotein-like has protein sequence MAAFSGLAGISLLNPQEDVQFQKEVAQVHKHITQQKKQEQLTPGVVYMCHLPNLLNETQIFSYFSQFGTVTQFRLSRSKTTGNSEGYAFVEFESEDVAKIDAETMNNYLFGERLLECHFMPPGKVHKELFKDWNIPFKQPSNPSAKWYNQNWTLTQKLRMRSNLKKKKKKKKKELAKKGIMIFLLPSLIFQKTESISKTNCQTSTKGHVLHKKKKKVLGTLDTPEKTVDIQGLTPVCTPPFLERRKSEVAEINDHDEANETVFKQPIPYVK, from the exons ATGGCGGCTTTTTCTGGCCTGGCTGGGATCTCATTGCTTAACCCACAGGAAGATGTCCAGTTTCAAAAGGAGGTGGCGCAGGTTCACAAGCACATAACCCagcaaaaaaaacaagaacaacttACTCCTGGAGTAGTCTACATGTGCCACCTACCTAATCTACTTAACGAAACCCAGATCTTTTCATATTTCTCCCAGTTTGGCACTGTGACACAGTTCAGACTGTCCAGAAGTAAAACAACTGGAAATAGTGAAGGCTATGCATTTGTGGAGTTTGAGTCTGAGGATGTTGCCAAGATAGATGCTGAAACAATGAACAACTACCTGTTTGGTGAAAGACTCTTGGAGTGTCATTTTATGCCACCTGGAAAAGTACATAAAGAACTCTTTAAAGACTGGAATATTCCATTTAAGCAGCCATCAAATCCATCAGCGAAATGGTATAATCAGAATTGGACACTAACACAAAAGCTACGGATGAGgagcaatttaaaa aaaaaaaaaaaaaaaaaaaaaaaggaattagctAAAAAAGGAATTatgattttccttcttccttctttgattttccagaaaacagaaagtaTTTCAAAAACTAATTGTCAGACGTCTACAAAAGGCCACGTTTtacataagaagaagaaaaaggtttTAGGCACTCTTGACACTCCTGAGAAGACTGTGGATATCCAGGGCCTCACACCAGTTTGTACACCACCATTTTTGGAGAGACGAAAATCTGAAGTGGCTGAAATCAATGATCATGATGAAGCTAATGAAACAGTTTTCAAACAGCCCATACCCTATGTAAAATAA
- the C13H19orf84 gene encoding uncharacterized protein C19orf84 homolog, with product MEQPKDGAGPEGNNLSLPSSGTEPWTPAPLPAPPPWLLSSTDPAHLGLPESVASVTVPIRLDTLSCLLHSALLGAYTFQQALPSCPCCPQAGHSQPGAVRRPPRGRGGWEVRHRPGWGRGPHRRGLGRAEQPERGRAGGPGAGPRTPPMTLPSPPTLPAQDGKKEARGPQPPLETPPAAEDWETEY from the exons ATGGAACAACCAAAGGACGGGGCTGGGCCTGAAGG GAACAACCTGTCCCTGCCGTCATCTGGGACTGAGCCATGGACCCCTGCgcctctcccagcccctccaCCCTGGCTTCTGAGCTCCACAGACCCCGCCCACCTGGGGCTTCCGGAGAGCGTGGCCTCTGTCACCGTGCCCATACGCCTGGACaccctctcctgcctcctgcaCAGCGCCCTGCTGGGGGCCTACACCTTCCAACAGGCCTTGCCCTCTTGCCCCTGCTGCCCCCAGGCAGGCCACTCCCAGCCGGGCGCAGTCAGGAGGCCTCCCAGGGGACGCGGAGGCTGGGAAGTCAGGCACAGGCCAGGCTGGGGCCGGGGCCCGCATAGACGGGGCCTCGGGAGAGCTGAGCAGCCAGAGAGGGGCCGGGCGGGGGGCCCTGGGGCTGGCCCCAGGACCCCACCAATGACGCTGCCATCACCACCAACACTGCCTGCCCAGGATGGGAAGAAGGAAGCTCGAGGCCCACAGCCACCCCTGGAAACACCACCGGCTGCTGaggactgggagacagagtaCTAG